A region of Desulfolithobacter dissulfuricans DNA encodes the following proteins:
- a CDS encoding ABC transporter permease, with translation MERLVALPFAKSVEIAYKSIRVRLFRSLITTTSLVLAVAFLAHVQASTDIATSLLHSGTREALRALEHAGYDVTPAMGGIGETAKQRWIVILSLLVCVVGIVNAQLMAVTERFREIGTMKCLGALDRFILRLFLLEAAMQGLAGAAIGALLGGATAILASAISMGSLIFPVLPLAELARTGLTATGVGCLLSLLGVIYPAITAARMEPVEAMRVEQ, from the coding sequence ATGGAACGCCTTGTCGCCCTGCCCTTTGCGAAATCGGTGGAGATCGCCTACAAATCCATCCGGGTTCGCCTGTTCCGCTCCCTGATCACCACTACCTCGCTGGTGCTGGCAGTGGCGTTTCTGGCCCATGTCCAGGCAAGTACCGATATCGCCACCAGCCTGCTGCATTCCGGCACCCGGGAGGCCCTGCGCGCCCTGGAGCATGCCGGCTACGACGTAACCCCTGCCATGGGTGGTATCGGCGAAACCGCCAAACAGCGCTGGATTGTCATCCTCTCCCTGCTGGTCTGCGTGGTCGGCATCGTCAATGCCCAGCTCATGGCCGTGACCGAGCGGTTCCGGGAAATAGGCACCATGAAATGCCTGGGAGCCCTGGACCGGTTCATCCTGCGGCTCTTTCTCCTCGAAGCCGCCATGCAGGGACTGGCCGGAGCCGCCATCGGCGCCCTGCTGGGTGGTGCCACCGCCATCCTCGCCTCGGCCATCTCCATGGGCTCACTCATCTTTCCTGTCCTGCCCCTGGCCGAACTGGCGCGGACTGGGCTGACCGCCACCGGGGTAGGCTGTCTGCTCAGCCTGCTCGGTGTTATCTATCCCGCCATCACCGCGGCCCGCATGGAACCGGTGGAGGCCATGCGGGTGGAACAATAA
- a CDS encoding PA domain-containing protein has translation MNSPAASICSRPRPPVLLVAMLLVLLSGLPTLALATSSSLEDTVHFLAGLEDRSTGTPGNRRAAAYVRNRLKSAGPEKLFSLPFTVPVLQASYAALYVGGATFELKPFIYNQITPEKLPPEGITGPLIYVGRGETSDFNGHEIKGSIILMDFDSGRNWEIAAALGARALIFVNRNTPVRSRFKEKEELSPIDFPCFWVEAASLEDLPARLERGEKISARLRGGLNWEAAVSENIGALFPGTDPELGQELIIVEAAYDASVFLPGAAPGADEALSISTLLELADILGANPPKRSFLLLATGARAQAQAGMREAIWCLTTSEKTLRKMVRGLKKERQQVLAWLEVIDQYRNRSLQPDRGSLFQEAIKEPLKKQIDALTTRLMQLRLETREGREAQIRELASHRLQLRRLSWRTSFTDMHPEEEKILQEITTLAVAEHRQVLAEIQAEQDMLQHLATLRSQLDRTTIQAVVSLHLSSQGSGLGAFHGGFLYPLRPMINRTSSYRNLNAALEQGAARAASDAPSFISFLRPNRLQPWQDLLPDRPQLGARWPAWPAWWA, from the coding sequence GTGAACTCCCCGGCAGCATCAATCTGCTCCAGGCCCCGGCCACCGGTGCTGCTTGTGGCCATGCTCCTGGTCCTGCTGTCTGGTCTGCCGACACTGGCTCTCGCCACATCCTCCTCCCTGGAAGATACCGTCCACTTCCTGGCAGGCCTTGAAGACCGCTCCACCGGCACTCCGGGCAACCGGCGGGCGGCCGCCTATGTCCGCAACCGGCTGAAGAGCGCCGGGCCTGAGAAGCTCTTTTCCCTACCCTTCACCGTCCCGGTCCTGCAAGCCAGCTACGCCGCCCTCTATGTCGGCGGTGCCACCTTTGAACTCAAACCCTTTATTTACAACCAGATCACCCCGGAAAAATTGCCGCCAGAGGGGATCACGGGTCCGCTGATCTACGTGGGCCGAGGGGAAACCAGTGACTTCAACGGCCATGAAATCAAGGGCAGTATCATCCTGATGGATTTTGATTCGGGCCGCAACTGGGAGATTGCTGCTGCCCTGGGTGCCCGGGCCCTGATCTTTGTCAACCGGAACACCCCTGTCCGCAGCCGGTTCAAGGAGAAAGAGGAACTCTCCCCCATCGACTTTCCCTGCTTCTGGGTGGAAGCCGCGTCCCTGGAGGACCTGCCTGCCAGGCTGGAGCGAGGAGAGAAGATTTCAGCCCGTCTCCGCGGTGGCCTGAACTGGGAGGCGGCGGTGAGCGAAAATATCGGCGCCCTGTTTCCCGGCACAGATCCTGAGCTTGGCCAGGAGCTGATCATCGTCGAGGCGGCCTACGACGCTTCGGTCTTTCTGCCCGGCGCCGCCCCGGGCGCGGACGAGGCCCTTTCCATCAGCACGCTGCTGGAACTGGCCGATATCCTGGGCGCAAATCCGCCGAAACGTTCCTTTCTCCTCCTGGCCACCGGAGCACGGGCCCAGGCCCAGGCAGGCATGCGGGAGGCGATCTGGTGCCTGACCACGTCGGAGAAAACACTGCGGAAAATGGTCAGAGGCCTCAAAAAAGAACGCCAGCAGGTCCTGGCCTGGCTCGAGGTCATTGACCAGTACCGCAACAGGTCTCTGCAACCGGACAGGGGTTCTCTGTTCCAGGAGGCCATCAAGGAGCCGCTCAAAAAACAGATCGACGCCCTGACCACCCGCCTGATGCAGCTGAGGCTTGAAACCAGAGAAGGGCGGGAAGCGCAGATCCGGGAGCTTGCCAGCCACCGGTTGCAACTGCGCCGGTTGAGCTGGCGGACCAGCTTTACAGATATGCACCCGGAAGAGGAAAAAATCCTCCAGGAGATCACAACCCTGGCAGTGGCAGAACACAGGCAGGTACTGGCAGAGATCCAGGCCGAACAGGACATGCTCCAGCACCTGGCAACCTTGCGGTCCCAGCTTGACCGGACCACCATACAGGCCGTGGTCTCCCTCCACCTGTCCAGCCAGGGATCCGGCCTGGGGGCCTTCCATGGGGGCTTTCTCTATCCCCTGCGGCCCATGATCAACCGGACCTCGAGCTACCGCAACCTCAACGCGGCCCTGGAACAGGGTGCAGCCCGGGCCGCCAGTGACGCTCCGTCCTTTATCTCCTTCCTGCGGCCCAACCGGCTCCAGCCCTGGCAGGACCTGCTGCCGGACCGGCCGCAACTCGGGGCGAGGTGGCCAGCCTGGCCGGCCTGGTGGGCCTGA
- a CDS encoding ABC transporter ATP-binding protein: MASHIIVRTSDVVKTFQLGKHTLEVLKGINLTIEAGRYISIMGPSGSGKSTLFNMIGGLDKPTSGKVFIDEVDIAQLDAYELAWLRCRKIGYIFQTFNLIPVMTALENVTLPMIFAGTTNDEAVERGMNLLELVGLRDRCDHKPFELSGGQQQRVAVARALANNPAIILADEPTGNLDLTTGEEIIRLLKEMSSERGVTVISATHDFKMLSVSDQVIWIRDGRIDKIEERDELNISVGTIQ, encoded by the coding sequence ATGGCCTCACACATCATTGTCCGGACAAGCGACGTGGTCAAAACCTTCCAGCTTGGCAAACATACCCTGGAGGTGCTCAAGGGCATCAACCTGACCATCGAGGCAGGCCGCTACATCTCCATCATGGGCCCCTCGGGTTCAGGTAAGTCCACCTTGTTCAACATGATCGGCGGCCTGGACAAACCCACTTCGGGCAAGGTGTTCATCGACGAGGTGGACATCGCCCAGCTTGACGCCTACGAACTGGCCTGGCTGCGCTGCCGCAAGATCGGCTACATCTTCCAGACCTTCAACCTGATCCCGGTGATGACCGCACTGGAAAACGTCACCCTGCCGATGATCTTTGCCGGCACGACCAACGATGAAGCCGTGGAGCGGGGCATGAACCTGCTGGAGCTGGTGGGACTCCGGGATCGGTGCGACCACAAGCCCTTCGAGCTTTCCGGCGGCCAGCAGCAGCGGGTGGCCGTGGCCCGGGCCCTGGCCAACAATCCAGCCATCATCCTGGCCGACGAACCCACCGGCAATCTGGACCTGACCACCGGGGAAGAGATCATCAGGCTGCTCAAGGAGATGAGCAGTGAACGCGGGGTGACCGTCATCTCCGCCACCCACGACTTCAAAATGCTCTCGGTCTCGGACCAGGTCATCTGGATTCGTGACGGCCGGATCGACAAGATCGAAGAGCGCGACGAGCTCAACATCTCGGTGGGCACCATCCAGTGA
- a CDS encoding histidine phosphatase family protein produces MNNTPPTTLGLIRHARTLWNEERRIQGRLNSRLSTVGRQMARMWGRQLADCPWDRILASDLGRARETVELVNTTLDLEVDFDGRLREQDWGRWSGLTFPELSNRFRDRVQAEGKKGWDFRPPGGESRREVLARTMAALEEAGGRWPGQRILVVCHEGNIKCVLYHLLARKFLPDEPRLLRGYGLHMLEYRRDKLVLRQANALFLDTPTP; encoded by the coding sequence ATGAACAACACACCTCCCACCACCCTTGGCCTGATCCGCCACGCCCGGACGCTCTGGAACGAAGAGCGCCGTATCCAGGGGCGTCTGAACTCCAGACTGAGCACTGTTGGTCGGCAGATGGCCCGGATGTGGGGACGACAGCTGGCCGACTGCCCGTGGGACAGGATACTGGCCTCTGATCTGGGCCGGGCGCGGGAAACAGTGGAACTGGTGAACACTACTCTGGACCTGGAGGTCGATTTTGACGGGCGACTCAGGGAACAGGACTGGGGCCGCTGGAGCGGGCTCACTTTTCCGGAACTCTCCAACCGATTCAGGGACCGGGTCCAGGCCGAGGGAAAAAAGGGCTGGGACTTCCGGCCGCCGGGAGGGGAATCCCGGCGGGAGGTACTTGCCCGGACCATGGCCGCCCTGGAAGAAGCCGGAGGCCGCTGGCCGGGCCAGAGGATCCTGGTTGTCTGCCACGAGGGCAACATCAAGTGTGTGCTCTATCACCTGCTTGCAAGAAAATTTCTCCCGGACGAGCCCAGGCTGCTGCGCGGCTATGGTCTGCATATGCTGGAATACCGGCGGGATAAACTGGTGCTCCGCCAGGCCAATGCCCTTTTCCTGGATACCCCGACGCCATGA
- a CDS encoding glycosyltransferase family protein codes for MKLLVYCQHVLGIGHLCRTLEILKRLSSHEVILVLGGPPAAVEIPAHVRPILLPGLKMDPGFSGLQPVDPQADLAQVKEERVRLLLELFIAEKPDILLVELYPFGRKGFRFELEPLLALANRSGCFTASSVRDILVEKDQAEKFETRVIEQLNRYFDLLLIHGDEQVIRLDETFSRMGDIRIPVRYTGYICHPPEADDRTRLRRRLGLSADELLIVASAGGGSVGAALLQAATLAHGSLDFPARMQLFTGPYMAEAQVTRLRKEASLVARPETPFGKDRLRLSRFTDIFPAWLAAADLSISMGGYNTTMNVVAATIPALIHPFGQNREQRLRAERLLPLTCLEIVDRHDLEPGRLANRMDHMLRRQRIRPDIRLDGAREAAQALISKGACR; via the coding sequence ATGAAACTGCTTGTCTACTGCCAGCATGTCCTGGGGATCGGCCATCTCTGCCGGACCCTGGAAATACTTAAACGGCTGAGCAGCCATGAGGTTATCCTGGTCCTGGGCGGTCCCCCGGCGGCAGTGGAGATTCCAGCCCACGTACGGCCGATCCTGCTGCCCGGCCTGAAGATGGATCCCGGCTTTTCCGGCCTCCAGCCCGTGGACCCGCAGGCCGACCTTGCCCAGGTCAAGGAGGAAAGGGTCCGGTTGCTTCTCGAACTGTTCATTGCCGAGAAACCCGATATCCTCCTGGTCGAGCTTTATCCCTTTGGCCGCAAGGGCTTTCGCTTTGAGCTCGAACCCCTCCTTGCCCTGGCAAACCGGTCCGGCTGCTTCACGGCCTCCAGCGTCCGCGATATCCTGGTGGAAAAAGACCAGGCGGAAAAGTTCGAAACCAGGGTGATTGAACAGCTGAACCGCTACTTTGATCTCCTCCTGATCCATGGCGATGAACAGGTAATCCGGCTCGACGAGACCTTTTCCAGGATGGGGGATATCCGGATCCCGGTCCGCTATACCGGCTATATCTGCCATCCGCCGGAAGCGGACGACCGGACAAGGTTGCGACGGAGGCTGGGGCTGTCTGCCGACGAGTTGCTGATCGTGGCCAGTGCCGGCGGCGGCAGTGTCGGCGCCGCCCTGCTCCAGGCCGCAACTCTGGCCCACGGCTCCCTGGATTTTCCGGCCCGGATGCAGCTCTTCACCGGCCCCTACATGGCAGAGGCGCAGGTGACCAGGCTGCGGAAGGAGGCCTCTCTCGTGGCCAGGCCCGAGACACCCTTTGGCAAGGACAGGCTCCGGTTGTCCCGCTTTACCGATATCTTCCCCGCCTGGCTGGCCGCGGCCGATCTCTCCATCTCCATGGGCGGGTACAACACCACCATGAACGTGGTGGCCGCCACCATCCCGGCCCTGATCCACCCCTTTGGCCAGAACCGGGAACAGCGGCTCCGGGCCGAGCGGCTCCTCCCCCTGACCTGCCTGGAAATCGTTGACCGACATGACCTGGAACCAGGACGGCTGGCGAACAGGATGGACCACATGCTCCGGCGGCAACGTATCCGACCGGATATCCGCCTTGACGGTGCCAGAGAAGCAGCGCAGGCACTTATCAGCAAAGGAGCATGCCGATGA
- a CDS encoding polysaccharide deacetylase family protein produces MTTGSLWTRPLPPDLPTRLQAILNGPWTTGRDLVVSFRADDIGRMDPEFITMMELFQLFQTPLNLAVVPRWIDRESWETMDRFHVASPLWCWHQHGLSHSNHQGPESKKAEFGEDRAPEDIHRDLRAGRDHLRNLLGDLFCPVFTPPWNRCSQATLESLVSLGFQAVSRFRNARPLPPAGLPDLAMNVDLHTRKENQPEQGMDNLLHELEQAVQTGVAGIMLHHQLMNGSAFTFLEILLETLARAPRIRVLTFHDLIREDLL; encoded by the coding sequence ATGACCACCGGTTCTCTCTGGACCCGCCCCCTGCCTCCGGATCTGCCCACCAGGTTGCAGGCCATACTCAACGGGCCGTGGACAACCGGCCGGGATCTGGTTGTCTCCTTTCGAGCCGATGATATCGGCCGGATGGACCCGGAATTCATCACCATGATGGAACTGTTCCAGCTTTTCCAGACCCCTCTCAACCTGGCCGTAGTCCCGCGCTGGATCGACCGGGAAAGCTGGGAGACAATGGACCGGTTCCATGTGGCCAGCCCACTGTGGTGCTGGCACCAGCATGGGTTGTCCCACAGCAATCACCAGGGCCCGGAGAGCAAAAAAGCCGAGTTCGGCGAAGATCGGGCCCCTGAAGATATCCACCGGGACCTGCGGGCCGGGCGCGACCATCTCCGGAACCTGCTGGGCGACCTCTTCTGCCCGGTCTTCACCCCGCCCTGGAACCGCTGTTCCCAGGCCACCCTGGAATCCCTGGTCTCCCTTGGTTTCCAGGCTGTTTCACGCTTCCGAAATGCCAGGCCGCTCCCGCCGGCCGGACTGCCGGACCTGGCCATGAACGTGGATCTGCATACCAGGAAGGAAAACCAGCCGGAACAGGGCATGGACAACCTGCTCCATGAGCTGGAACAGGCGGTGCAGACCGGTGTCGCCGGGATCATGCTCCATCACCAGCTCATGAACGGGTCAGCCTTTACATTTCTGGAGATACTGCTGGAGACCCTCGCCCGGGCACCGCGGATCCGGGTTCTGACCTTTCACGATCTGATCCGGGAAGATCTTCTTTGA